A stretch of Arctopsyche grandis isolate Sample6627 chromosome 9, ASM5162203v2, whole genome shotgun sequence DNA encodes these proteins:
- the LOC143917430 gene encoding exonuclease 3'-5' domain-containing protein 2-like → MPTDPGKYGTALSPHLIVAGVTGAAGIAFALYKYKQNLLNNFYLRFRNPLKQQKIHVINTHDECQSAVQNIIKNCTEHRVLGFDCEWVTKNGTRHPIALLQLASHDGFCALIRLSKIQHVPSELRVLLEDATILKVGVAAIDDAKYLLNDYSVKVNGIIDLRHLATLVSEKPEGLSSLAAKHLNVKMDKDWRIRCSDWESNALSNRQMKYAADDAHVGVELFKVFIYKILRQNYGASWFSNYVKYWKEIETICKQFLNVRFTYKKTAHPEKGKNINFTDLLSKQQKDSLKNPNKLIKRNYSLMVRSKVVYENCYMQTADGETLCTCDRKKAEWYVEKQLADMVCEDPFTIQLRFEPAGRSVGEVGSFYKNPRKKACVVCGSSHSYLKKNVVPKEYRRFFPAIMKDHSCHDVLLMCLDCHQLSNMRDQLMRTQLANMCNAPIMNSEQPKIVEDHDIKKLRSAARALLITSSKHNIPAERKLELEKYILKFFPSAEEITEDLLLSACDLEHRTENSLYESHGKIVVDYFIQNPGGLLELEKMWREYFLESMSPQFMPEFWSVTHTKSRLEIRISEGRVDKQDLEIAGIISDTIQTDNVQLI, encoded by the exons ATGCCGACTGATCCAGGAAAGTACGGCACAGCCTTATCACCCCATTTAATAGTGGCTGGTGTGACGGGAGCTGCCGGAATAGCTTTTGCTCTATACAAATATAAGCAGAATCTCTTGAATAATTTCTATTTGAGATTTAGAAATCCACTAAAGCAGCAGAAAATACACGTCATCAACACACATGACGAATGTCAGAGTGCTGTCCAAAACATAATAAA GAATTGCACAGAACATAGAGTACTAGGGTTTGATTGCGAATGGGTTACAAAGAATGGCACTCGACATCCAATTGCTTTATTGCAACTTGCTTCCCACGATGGTTTTTGCGCTCTAATACGACTTTCTAAAATTCAGCACGTTCCAAGTGAACTTAGA GTGCTTCTGGAAGATGCTACAATTTTAAAGGTTGGCGTTGCCGCTATTGACGATGCGAAATATTTACTGAACGACTATTCTGTGAAAGTTAATGGTATCATAGACCTTCGACATTTAGCTACATTGGTATCGGAAAAGCCCGAAGGTTTATCATCGTTGGCTGCCAAACATTTAaac GTAAAAATGGATAAAGACTGGCGAATCCGGTGCTCTGATTGGGAATCGAACGCGCTTTCCAATAGACAGATGAAATATGCCGCAGACGATGCACACGTTGGTGTTGAACTctttaaagtatttatttacaaaattttaagaCAAAACTATGGTGCAAGTTGGTTTAGCAACTATGTAAAATATTGGAAAGAAATAGAGACTATATGTAAGCAATTTCTCAACGTcagatttacatataaaaaaacagcTCATCCAGAAAAAGGAAAAAACATTAACTTTACAGATCTACTCAGTAAACAGCAGAAAGACAG CTTGAAAAATCCCAACAAATTGATCAAGCGTAATTATTCTCTTATGGTGAGAAGTAAAGTAGTTTATGAAAACTGTTACATGCAAACCGCAGATGGTGAAACTTTGTGTACTTGCGATAGAAAAAAAGCAGAATG gtaCGTAGAGAAGCAATTAGCCGATATGGTATGTGAAGATCCTTTCACCATTCAATTGAGATTTGAACCTGCCGGTAGAAGTGTTGGTGAGGTAGgcagtttttataaaaatccCCGCAAGAAGGCTTGCGTGGTTTGTGGAAGTTCGCATTCATATCTTAAGAAAAACGTTGTGCCTAAAgaatacagaagattttttcCCG CCATCATGAAGGATCATTCCTGTCATGATGTGCTGTTGATGTGCTTGGACTGTCACCAGCTTAGCAATATGAGAGATCAATTAATGAGGACGCAGCTGGCCAACATGTGTAATGCTCCCATAATGAATAGTGAACAACCGAAAATTGTCGAAGATCACGatataaa AAAGCTGAGGTCAGCTGCTCGAGCTTTGTTGATTACGTCTTCTAAACACAACATACCAGCAGAAAGAAAACTGGAactcgaaaaatatatattaaaattctttCCATCTGCTGAAGAAATTACCGAAGACTTACTATTATCTGCTTGTGATTTGGAACATag AACAGAAAATAGCCTTTACGAATCACATGGAAAGATCGTTGtagattattttattcaaaacccAGGTGGTTTATTGGAATTGGAGAAGATGTGGAGGGAATATTTTCTAGAGTCGATGAGCCCTCAATTTATGCCAGAATTTTGGTCCGTTACGCATACTAAATCAAG ATTGGAAATTCGCATCAGTGAAGGCCGGGTAGATAAACAGGATTTAGAAATCGCTGGTATAATATCCGATACTATACAGACTGATAACGTTCAACTTATATAG
- the Stt3A gene encoding catalytic subunit 3A of the oligosaccharyltransferase complex produces the protein MSAGTGTGTSTGGGGSHAHGRTQNALRLRLSPDKQETLLKLAVLSIAAVLSFATRLFSVLRFESVIHEFDPYFNYRTTRYLAEEGFYKFHNWFDDRAWYPLGRIIGGTIYPGLMITSAALYHLMWLLNITIDIRNVCVFLAPFFSSLTTIVTYLLTKELKDSGAGLVAASMIAIVPGYISRSVAGSYDNEGIAIFCMLLTYYFWIKAVNSGTIFWATMAALAYFYMVSSWGGYVFLINLIPMHVLTLMITGRFSHRVYVAYSTLYCVGTILSMQISFVGFQPVQSSEHMLALGTFGLCQLLAFVEYIKSRLSQQHFDILFKAMITTLVVVLGSAAVILTISGKISPWTGRFYSLLDPSYAKNHIPIIASVSEHQPTSWSSFYFDLQILVFLFPAGLYFCFTKLTDANIFLILYGVTSIYFAGVMVRLMLVLAPVMCILSGIAVSSLLVTYMRQIEPPKTVDKKMKKMESNFVMKSEIATFFVGIMTCLLISYTFHCTWVTSEAYSSPSIVLSARSHDGGRIIFDDFREAYYWLKMNTPEDARVMSWWDYGYQITAMANRTILVDNNTWNNTHISRVGQAMASSEEKAYEIMQELDVDYVLVIFGGLTGYSSDDINKFLWMVRIGGSTERGAHIKEADYYTPSGEFRIDGEGSPTLLNCLMYKMCYYKFGHVYTEGGRPPGYDRVRSAEIGNKDFELDVLEEAYTTEHWLVRIYKVKKLRNRGV, from the exons ATGTCGGCGGGGACGGGCACGGGCACGAGTACAGGCGGTGGCGGCTCTCACGCTCATGGCCGAACTCAGAATGCTCTGCGGCTGCGACTCTCGCCTGACAAGCAGGAGACACTCCTCAAACTCGCCGTGCTCTCCATCGCGGCTGTGCTCT CTTTTGCAACCCGTCTCTTTTCCGTTCTACGGTTCGAAAGCGTCATCCATGAATTCGATCCGTACTTCAACTATAGGACAACTAGATATTTAGCAGAAGAAGGTTTTTACAAATTCCACAATTGGTTCGACGATAGAGCATGGTATCCTCTCGGAAGAATCATTGGAG gaACCATATATCCCGGATTGATGATAACGTCAGCAGCTCTCTATCATCTTATGTGGTTGTTGAATATTACAATTGACATCCGTAATGTGTGCGTATTCTTGGCACCGTTCTTTTCATCGTTAACTACAATCGTCACATATTTACTTACAAAAGAATTGAAG gaTTCTGGAGCTGGATTAGTCGCAGCATCTATGATTGCAATAGTTCCTGGTTACATATCTCGTTCAGTAGCCGGAAGCTACGATAATGAAGGAATTGCTATATTTTGCATGTTACTCACTTACTACTTTTGGATTAAGGCTGTCAATTCCGGAACCATTTTCTGGGCTACCATGGCCGctttagcatatttttatatg GTGTCTTCATGGGGTGGCTAtgtatttttgataaacttaataCCGATGCACGTCCTCACATTAATGATCACCGGTCGTTTTTCACATCGGGTCTATGTTGCTTATAGCACGCTGTACTGCGTTGGAACTATTTTATCTATGCAAATTAGCTTCGTAGGATTCCAACCAGTTCAAAGCTCGGAACATATGCTG GCTTTGGGAACATTTGGCTTGTGTCAACTGCTTGCCTTTGTAGAATACATCAAGTCTCGCTTGTCGCAGCAACACTTCGATATTTTGTTCAAGGCTATGATTACTACCCTCGTCGTAGTGCTCGGTTCTGCCGCTGTGATCCTCACTATTTCCG GTAAAATATCACCGTGGACCGGTCGCTTCTACTCACTCCTGGATCCTTCATATGCCAAAAACCATATTCCAATCAtcg CTTCCGTCTCAGAACATCAACCGACGTCGTGGTCATCGTTTTATTTCGATTTGCAAATCTTAGTATTCCTCTTTCCAGCCGGATTATATTTCTGTTTCACTAAGCTCACAGATGCAAATATTTTCCTCATATTATACGGTGTCACAAGTATTTACTTTGCC ggTGTGATGGTGCGATTGATGCTCGTTTTGGCTCCGGTAATGTGCATCTTATCAGGTATTGCTGTTTCGTCGCTTTTAGTCACATACATGAGACAAATTGAACCACCAAAGACGGTCgataagaaaatgaaaaaaatggaatccAACTTTGTTATGAAGAGCGAA ATCGCTACATTCTTTGTCGGAATTATGACTTGCTTACTAATATCGTACACATTCCATTGCACTTGGGTTACGAGTGAGGCATACAGCTCTCCGTCAATTGTACTATCGGCTCGTTCACACGATGGAGGAAGAATTATATTTGATGATTTCCGCGAAGCTTACTATTGGTTGAAGATGAATACTCCagag GATGCACGTGTTATGTCTTGGTGGGATTACGGCTATCAAATAACTGCTATGGCAAACAGAACAATATTAGTCGATAATAATACGTGgaataatacacatatatcaCGGGTCGGACAGGCAATGGCAAGTTCTGAAGAGAAGGCGTATGAAATAATGCAAGAATTGGATGTAGACTATGTTTTGGTTATATTTGGAGGACTCACTGGATACTCTTCGgatg atattaataaatttttatggaTGGTTCGTATCGGTGGAAGCACCGAGCGCGGTGCCCATATCAAAGAAGCCGACTACTATACTCCAAGCGGAGAATTCAGAATCGACGGTGAAGGCTCACCGACTCTGCTGAATTGCCTTATGTATAAGATGTGCTATTACAAATTCGGACATGTTTACACTGAAGGAG GTCGTCCTCCTGGCTATGATCGTGTGCGCTCAGCGGAAATTGGAAACAAAGACTTTGAACTGGATGTGCTCGAAGAAGCATACACGACTGAGCACTGGCTAGTCAGGATATACAAAGTTAAAAAGTTGCGCAACAGAGGTGTTTAA